A stretch of DNA from Aphis gossypii isolate Hap1 unplaced genomic scaffold, ASM2018417v2 Contig01050, whole genome shotgun sequence:
AGAAAATGgcagaaaaaagaaaaaatcaaactttgttgaattttttcacaaaaaatataagtaaaatgtttaatttgtattagaaGATACGTTGTaggttcatataaatattaagaaaaatcaatttactggactgtacatattattttaaaatttattttaatgcatttttaagacTGCATACTCCTCCGTCGCGTCgactttataacaatataagttataacattacGCACACACTGCAAATCGAAATAAATTTACCGGTCAACCCGCGCGCGCGCATATACACACCCAGACTCATTagtaattattcattacatagtataagtttatgtttatgttaatCTACGATCATAATCTTTGGTAtcgtgaattatataatattataatattgtccaaaataaatgattacctataaatattaaaccacTTAAtccaatatgaaaataaataaataatttttaaatatttattaatttaaataaatatttttttatattagtcaACTTGCAGTGATCCTATCATTGAAGAAAATGAGGTAACGCAGAATATTGTAGTTttcgaagaaaaaaaacaaattgataaaTCAGAATCAGAATCTGATTCTAAATTTGATATTGGTCTTTATATCAATTGTTCAAAACCTCTAACCAATAcagaaaaaatttcaattttacataatttatgggTGCctgatgtaaattataaatttccagCTCAAGATAATGGCAAGTTTAAACGTACTTTTCAGTTGAAATggcttaatacatttaattggtTGGCTTATTCACAACTGAAAGAAGGGGCCTTTTGTATGTATTGTGTACTTTTCTTGCATCAAACAAATGTTGGTAAAGGTTCTCACGTAGAACTAGGAAAACTTGTAACCAAACctctcattaaattaaaagatgcattagaatctttaaaaaatcatgCCAACTTAAATTTCCATAAAACTGCAATGTTAAATTCCGATAATGTTGTTCCAACTCGGTGGTCGTGGACTGTATTTTTGGTTTAGAAGTAACAGGTGAGAAAAATAAcaagaacaataaattaataatttgttatgccGGGTGACGGCCTACTATTGCACTGAATTTAAGTGTTAGAGGAGGCACAAAATACGTGCTGGCCAGCCTAACGGGAgcttaaatactaattacacaaaaaaaggTACAATAAAATCTGACCGAGAACGAGCGCAGTGCTGATGCTGGTGAGTGGTGATACTTGCCGTCGGTGACGGGTACGATGGTGACGGTGGTGACGGTGGTGACAGTATTGACGGTGGTAACGGTGGGTAACGGTGATGGCGATGGTGGTAACACTTTTTTACACAACGGCACAAGAGAGTCGGAACGGTCGGAAAACTCGGTGCACGTAGGCGATTCGGACGCAACACTGTGACTGCCGTAATGTGTCGTGTATACGTAAGCGGTCGGTGCACACAttcaaacacacacacacacacacgatatatatatatatacgctggccgataatataatgataggtGCGGACTTATCTGGTGTCGTCCGaacaaatgtaattaaaatacataacgaGGAACagaataatgtatatgtgCAATTAAATACTAAGGAAAAGcaagacattttaaaaaatcgttcATCTTTGAAACCTATTATTCAGACTATTCGATTGTGCAGAAGGCAACCGATTGCATTAAGAGGGCATGCAGACTCTGGACgaattgaaattaatgaaCCTACTGAGAATGATGGACATTTTCGTTGTCTCCTACGATTTAAAGCCAATAATGgtgatatagttttaaaagagCATCTAGAAATGAGTGATTTGAATGCTATGTATACAAGTCCTCAAAtccaaaatgaaataattactatttttggaGAACTAATTCAATCTGAAATAgttaaacaaatatcaaaatccagttttttttctgttctcGCCGACGAGACAACTGATATTAGTCAAATTGAACAATTTTCAGTTAGCATAAGATACTTAGATGAAGAATCAATGATAGTTCGGGAAAACTTTTCAGCATTTATTCCTGTTCAGGATGTAACAGGAGAAGGTTTAACTAACACTTTACTAGAAACATTGAAAAACCttcgtttaaatttagaaaaaatgcgTGGTCAAGGCTATGATGGGGCGGCGACCATGTCGGGTGCTTTTAATGGTGTACAGGTAAttgtgagaaaaaaatatcctaAAGCGTTATACACTCATTGCATATCGCATTCTTTGAATCTTTGTTTGTCTGACGCTTCTAAGGCTCAAGATATTCGAAATGCTTTTGGAACTGTATCAGAATGTTGTGCATTTTTTCACTACTCCGCAAAAAGAACCcacattttaaaagaaaaagttttagaaattaatcCAAAAACTCAGGCACATAAACTTAAATCACAGTATGCATCCATTATTTGGTCATCAGACAACATAGGAGTTAATCATAATCTCGAAGCTattcaaaatcgttttcttCGCTCTCTAGCATTTAAGTTGAAAATCGAACGTCTACtacattcaaattataacGGAGTATTATCCTACTTCAATATAGAATCGTTAAATACAGGAAGAAGTAACCtccattattcatttttattaaaactattaaacaacTCAATAGATTGCCCTTATTTActgtaacaattaaattttcgaataaatactaaatccaCCAGAAATCTAGAAagctttttaattaataatgtttctaaAACATACTCTAAATCATCACCTTCAAATATACTGATGACTATAGGAAAtactatgaatattaattttagttaaaattattatagctgtaaatttatataccacataatatgtaatttttatattaattaaatgtaaactttatactatttgtaccaacattttattgtattcatgTCACtacacaaaacaaattttttttatatatatattattctgtaaatGGAGTTTTTTCCgtcaataaagataataataataataataactgtgtGAACAACTATTTATGAAGAACACCTATCGTGCGCCGTGTGGTCGATTTTGTGTTTCTATTCCATTTCGCCCTAACGTCCACGAGCTCGGAGAGTCTCGATCTTTAGCCCTTAAACGTTTTTACAATCTAGAACGTAAACAGATGAAGGAACCACAATTATACACGACTTACAGAAAATTTATGAACGACTATTAAACACTTGGTCACATAGAAGTTACACAGCGACCTGGAAAATACTTCATCCCTCATTATGCAGTACTAAAGGCAGATGGTGATATTTCAAAGCTCCGAGTAGTGTTTGATGCGTCAGCCAGGTCATCTTCCGATTTGTCGCTCAACGATGTCTTATATATAGCGCCAAAGCTCCAGACTGACTTAAGAGATATCCTTCTTCGTATTCgactacataaatatattttcactgCCTATATAGTCAAAATGTATAGGCAGATTTTGATCAGACCTGAAGATCGCCTATTTCAACACATTCTTTGGTGTGATTCACCCGATGaagaaataaaagaatttgaaCTGCTGAAAGTGACGTATGGAGTTAGTTCAGCACCATACTTAGCCATCCGATGTCTTCACGAGCTGGATTCGCAAGAAAGTCATAAATTCCCTCTTACAAAGAAAATCCTTAGCTGACAACACGTATGTGGACGACATAGTTGTCGGTACTGATTCTGAAGAggaattattactaaaaaaacaaattattgccCTTCTGCGTTCAGGTGgatgtgaattaaaaaatttgacgAGCAACTGTTCTCAGATATTGCAACAGATACCACCGGAAGATTGTGCTCAGCAGACGTCATTCGATCCAAAGAAGATCATTCCATCAAAGTCCTCGGTCTTCACTGGGATACCAACTCTGACTACTTCGCCTATCATACTCACACTCCAAAACCTCAATTATCAAAGCGGAAGGTGCTATCAGTCATCGCTCGATTATTTGACCCGATTGGTTCATTGGGTCCAATGCTTATGTGGGTAAAGGGGTTCATGCAGAAGCTGTGGCATGACCAACTCGATTGGGACACTCCATTACCCGAGAATCTAAGCTTGCCTTGGAACCAATTTCATACAGAGTTGCCAACCATACATCAAGTTATACTACCTCgagtagtatacatttgtatgttctgcgcacttttgactgcggagatttttaaaatttaaggtatAATTTACCCcttaaaccaattattttttcccctgtaatacataaagtttaaacagtgtatacactatttatttcccGTGTAACACAGGCGGAGTATTCCGCTTAgaccaataaatttttttctatgttacacataaagtttatGCAGTGTATATGTTACCGGCAATATGTGTAATGCAGTCATTACATATAATGCctagatattttatgaaatttcataaaatgacTGAAATTACCaggttaattatataatatacatattccctagttattatataaaatacctaatcaaAGTTAGGTAATAATTAGAGTTTGGATTTGTATGCAcaaaaagtatcaaaatatgCCATAATCTAATATGcagtaaaatcatataaatatgcaaCAAGTATGCAagcaagtttttttttattaattagatattgaaaaaaaaaaattcaccattAGATTCAAATTAAGATAACTGACAAAAATCCAAAACTgtataaaggaaaaaaatatgcaattgcaTAGAAATGCACGctctagtaataatattatgttatcaaataacacattattatcaGATAAACGATACGACGAGTTGATAGAAGAAATTTTAACGCTAAGATgtcagaaaacaaaaaaaaatcctcgTGATTTTTGGTTGCAAAAAAGGTCAGTAAATaagtgttaatttatatttttagatttattaagtatttatatttagaaagtatttattactaaaactcacaaatattaaaaatacattaccgtaattttattttattacgttaaaattatttaattttttttttttgacattaaaatttagattaaataatatttaaatgttatttattccacgaacctatacattattataataaataataataactacaataatagtattgctgtatattatataatataaagtatttaaatataaaatgtgttttgggtGATATtgcatgatttatttaaagtatttttttttttttatattttttaacaaaataaccttaaatgcattttt
This window harbors:
- the LOC126555740 gene encoding 52 kDa repressor of the inhibitor of the protein kinase-like, yielding MIGADLSGVVRTNVIKIHNEEQNNVYVQLNTKEKQDILKNRSSLKPIIQTIRLCRRQPIALRGHADSGRIEINEPTENDGHFRCLLRFKANNGDIVLKEHLEMSDLNAMYTSPQIQNEIITIFGELIQSEIVKQISKSSFFSVLADETTDISQIEQFSVSIRYLDEESMIVRENFSAFIPVQDVTGEGLTNTLLETLKNLRLNLEKMRGQGYDGAATMSGAFNGVQVIVRKKYPKALYTHCISHSLNLCLSDASKAQDIRNAFGTVSECCAFFHYSAKRTHILKEKVLEINPKTQAHKLKSQYASIIWSSDNIGVNHNLEAIQNRFLRSLAFKLKIERLLHSNYNGVLSYFNIESLNTGRSNLHYSFLLKLLNNSIDCPYLL